The sequence tattttgaggggtcactgaactacaGGTCCACCGGTCTACCGCAAAGGACGTTgggatggagaaggactgacggtattgttagaaggttcagggaaagaataggacaaaggggatgggccagggatTGACAAAGGGATCAGGAGTAggaggaggcaacggagtacctgaatgtgagggttcaacctcctccccaccctcctctcaaaatttctagctcggagtctacAGAGAATGCCTGATGCCcatctcttccaggagctccctcTATCCTCCTTCGTGTAAATTcgcctagagaaggcagagagctaaaaaaaggaagaatggaaaaaaatatctatatcatcgctaaatattataaaaacgtaataaacaattaataaacacacataattaagttccagatagtaaatacATATTACTTGTAAAGtataactcaaataaaatttgttatactcacgcattaatagaaataaataaaaataatagcataaaatacaggggaaaatgaatggaaattggcttaccttaagataaaagaaaaaatttctcccgatcctcccaggaaaggttgcttgaaacggcatTCACAAATACGCTGCTAGATCCCTACTGAGCAACTTAGAGtcgaaaaatgtcataatagaactgaaccgagctcttacagagggccggaaccctcggggtacgcatgacgtgttATCACGTCATCAGCATCAGGGGATAGCGcatcatgacgtgatatcacgtcatgccgcactcaaggtgttaagcACTATTGTTAGCTAATTGGGAGGGATCCACATAAAGTATgtgatcaaattttaaattaaaatctttcaaattcatattaCCAACATCActgtggaaaaagaaaaaaaaacaaaatatttagtaCACGGCAAATGggtaaggaaaatgatttttcctttgccttattattattgcataaactAAGTGCAGAATGCCATATCTGTCGAGGTACTACGGTACCACTTGAGTTTCCCCAAATTCTTGACCCCAGAACATTTGGCAAACACCATATTAAGGAGAATCTCAATTTGAATTCAGCCTGAATAAATCCCTCTAAATAACGTAGTTTACCCTCCAAATTAATGCATACTAAGCACTTTCCATTCCCGGCTCATTGCAAGCTAGTGAAAACTTTGTATACTTTCTCAGGACGGTTTTATACATGACCATGGTTTTGTCAAATAGTTGACATCATCAGGCATTGAATCATCCTGTAGAGGTGTTCAAAGTTTTATTCCAGTTGGCTGGTTCAACATGAATTATAAATTCCCCAAAGTTACATTAGAAACCATCTTATCAGTACATGAAACGTGGTTCCTAATCACACTTACAGGTCCCCAGAGTTCAACTCCCAGCGATAATTTAGACTCTTCCTTGGCAGCGGGAAGGAATAAGAGTCGCGAATGTCAGCAGAGTGACTCCATCGCGatgagggtgggggggggagtgCGAGGAAGCAAAAGGGCCGTGGACGGAGAAACCAGAGGCGAAGACGACAAAGACGGATGGGCGTTGGGCACTGGTCCCTGCAAAAGACAATTGAAACATGAAACCAGGAGAATTACCACCATGGGATTTAAGTGAGGTGACTGAACAAAGGCTTCACAAGAGGGACAATTGcaggaaaaaataaggataaCTTTAAAAGAAGCCTGACaaatacaaaatttccttttataagcAAAGAGGTATAtacaaaaatacagaaatttattaaaacatcaTTATGGGGAACGATGATGGGCAGCTGActgacataaaaataatttttaacacgcAAAATGCCAATATTTGCTCAAAAAATCCATATTTGCCTTCATTAAGCATTGTACAAAGTGAAGAAATTGAGTCAAGTGTCATGTGAAATCATGAAGTATTCTTAGGAAACACCTGTGGACCTTATCTACAATAAATGGATTTCAAAACAATACCCTTTCTTGAAATCCCTaaaagaattgaaagaaattatCACATATTCCCATGGAAGAAGACAAGCCTGCAAGAAGGAATATcatacatacagtgagtcctcgttctacgtcaccccatttaacgtcatttcgcgataacgtcacgaaaattttatgatcgtgattcgtttatcgccccttcgcttcgcgataacgtcacgtattttaaatttcgtgcgagaaAAAAGGTGAAGTGGCAGGCTTTACAGGTTTTTTGTTTCGTGGGCGgaaatacggtcagtctattcaaagtgtaaaacggtgtgtatactgttaattgcgattacggttttggcaaattttagcatcagagacatttccacgacaatgtccaagaaaacaatgttcacaataattttggttcctgctactgcgacgatgtttcagcgatgatgatgcctaGGCGACATCCGCCCGCCTCAATtagcaattaaaaccatctcttcaatttcataatcccagtttgcctgccctcgctcatttgcgccattttgatttcgctcctgaccggtccgaaaagaaattctcgtagcgagggtagggcctatggaccggagcaccggatccctGCTCTGTAgtgtctggtagcattcattggaccgcactatagcgaagccgaaaagcaaatgcggggagatacaaaaatggagaaggatttatgtcactgctgctaCTTTAAATGGACTTGGAGGACTTGCAGGACTTTAAATGCATCCTTGGGGCCTAAATCCATGGGCCTTCTTGTGCTTAACAGGCTCCCTACTGATTTTAAGTACGAAATGGACCCAGTCctgttcaaaaggaaattaataacgtttttaaggaaagaacagttttattccgtaaaggaatttttggggaaaaaataattatatttaatatggaataaattttatgtacttcattaacttcttttggtcaaattatggtgccatacacttgtgtattttatcttattattgtctgcaacatttatatgtatatgacgtgtcctatacactcaactcatgtattttttactgtgttcagtgtccgctgggcaaataaaggttattattattattattgtcatcgatgaagacaggaactcgtatttatgccatagtttggcattcccatcgtaaaaaatgccccaaatatgatatgctaaaattttttcgcataggaattgtgaggtctatgaaccgatattcaatttttacattgtttttatgggatattatgcttcgattaacgtcatttcgtttatcgtcacatttttcaggaacagtAGGTGtagttaaacgaggactcactgtactgggcCTACTTCTAAGATCTCCGTggagataaatttttttgttggtaTGTATTTAAGCTTGATGTGCTTTATCCTAGAAAGAGTTGGACTCAGCCTTATTTCACTGACAtttcttggttgaaatttttttattaagagcAGCAAAGAAttctaaaaaacaaatgaataaaggTTTTTGATGAGATTTTTATGCCAGAATTTCTGATGCCATTGAGACATCCATTTTCCTGCCTTTCATGACTAGATGTTATTGGAAGCATAAGAATTTCAGATGTAAAGAGGAATTTACCTCTCCTAGAATCCAATTATCTATCTTAGAGTAACTGCAAGGACCAGCAATACATGGCTGAACATGTACAGGAATTCCATCATTTCGGTCTCCGCCCTGTGTACGGTAATATATGCTTCAGCGACAGCTTTTCCTTCAAGTTTGCACCAATATGGTCGGCCTTGCTCACCAGCTCCACATGTCACAGAGCACTTGAAGGAATCAAATGACGTTAGAATTATAGCCACAGACTCACTGAAGAACTTTTCCACACAGCACACACTCAGCTGTAGAGGCTAGGTATATAGATGGTATACATATTCAATGGGTATACAGTAGAGGTTTGGGTGGGGATGTAGACCTTTTGTATCTATATACAAAGCATCAACAATAGCTCTACAGTGCATCTACCAAAGATGCAAATGTCGTCTACGCAGTATCTACTGTAGATGGATGGAAAATGGATTCTGTATACAGAATGCATACCTTTGGCAATATATATGGTTTACATAGTGTAGACAGTCTGAAGATTTTATATTTGagtaatttccttattttttagcATCATCTAAATCCCCCAGTACATATAGTactttttaccactttttttcattttatacacagtactctgaataaataaaatctaaaacCAAGAGTACAACTTCCTTTGGTATTTGCCAAATACAGTAAGACCTTCTGAAAACACTTCATTCAGAGAAATTTTGGTTAATAATCAGAAAATTTAACATGTTATATTAATAATGTGCGATAGAATTCAGGTCAGGAAATTAAATGGCAAAAGAAAGTTATGTAACAggctaatcaaaaaacttaacgGTAAACTATCCTAATGGGAATTAAGTCCATGATTTTGGTAGCAAAGCTATAGCGACTGAAAAAGCTCATCAAAGTCATCAGTAAAACTTACGCTGGCcatgaaaagacaaaaaatatgaaaataaggcTGGAAATCAACCAAGAGCAATGAGGAAGCACATTTGATTGACATTATAGAGGATGTAGGGCAATGAAATATGGGGACATTTAACAGTAACAGGAGAGAAACCTAGACAACTTTGAATTGAACTACAGACAAAAAATTTTTGACtgtcaatttatttatattgtatatGACATATAATAGTATGTCTTGGTGTCAATGGAATTCTCAAAATTGAAAAGTTGACGCTGAGGTGGACGTTTCTTCACTCATTGCATTGTTTCTTCTGCCGCCTAGCCTTCTCCCTCCGTTTCTCCTTTCCAACATCTGTGCGGGACTTAGCCAGCCTGAACCACTCACTCAGTGAATGTTTGATTGCTGGCATATCAATAGGAGAGCTGCCAACTGCTTCGACCTTACTTTGCATTGCAACTGAAAGAAagatattccattaaaaattgcAAGCGGTAACTTTGTGGGGCATTTATACTGTCCTACTCAAGCCAACATAACAAATATTGCAGCCATCAAAGACTATATAATGCTATGCTCTTAAAATGCGAAATGCATACCAAGCAAAACATTGATAgtttgaggaaaattttccttgctttgaaaaatttcttttgctCCTTAGCAGATAGATTACCAAGAAGTGGGAAGCTTGCTCTGTTTTGAATGTATTTGGTCTGAAATAGAGtaacaaaagtaaataaaatatcccactCAGCTTTCTTAATTTCTATATAGTTTTATAAGTAGTTTAAGCAATAATTAAAACTATCAAGTCTGGGCTTTTCACATTTGTGAGTATTCtacaaaatacttaaaaatctTTTATCCTGACATGTTAACATGTTACATAGCTAATTAATTATTCTTAAATGATTAGAACTTTGAAGTGATTCCATTAGCCACATACCAAGTACTTCCTGAATGCCAAGCTAGATGACAGTTTCTCTTCAACTCTCTTCAGGTCTTGCACACTACGATTTGGGAACTGGAACTCTTGCTCAAATATTAGGTCATCCTTGGTCTCCCCATTGCTTGATGCCCCTTTGAGTCTAGCTACTTGATCTGATAGAGAGTCTAACTGCTCCTTTATCTCTACCATATCTACCCTAAGGATGGATACAATTTCATTCAGCTGCGCCTGGACCTTGGCTATATCTGGGGAAAGCAAATACAACATTAATCACATGCTAAAAATTATACTTAAATGCTCAATGACATATCACACATATCATACCCAGACgacacagaaccctccgtatctaattcgtatgtacatagtacccattgactacggggatactgtgccgctccgtcgcttttcatcaatggataatttccattcgcggcctgttgaCGAAGCGCGtgcgcagcatgtgaatgtccgctacgaagcacaTACGATAGGAtacaaagcgcgcaggaacacagcactcaggctaatctcaatcgattaggtcgaaaattagatatatatcgtaactcgcacgatcgaaaaatgtatcgaacgcaaaacaatcgatagctaccgaccgtagcgagaaccttaatacgaattattatgaattgtaagttctcaacaggtaaataatactatatcatggtatttagaattcatgatacagtattatttacctattgagaacttacaaaacttgttcggccacttaaataactgcgaaaaatgagattctcaacgctaattcacgcatccccagcatccagcattcttaagtggctcgtacttacttggaaaccttgagatgttaccAACCACAAtgatattttctattgtcaagtaaattcttattaattttgacactaaataagacatcacatagcccacgagcattaaaaagcttaccctaaagactgacgaaataaaatttttaaataaaaattgccgatgaaacaggattgctgacacatctgctattagtacgatcgaattcatcaaaatgcaagcaaaaattaacgtatagttcagtctcagctactaaaacttacccatatcaggcgctaaagtatttgaaaaattatttgggatgagtaaaagtctctaggtcactgcagtaaatgtatcaacctattaaaaatatgaaagtcctgccaaatcaccagcataaacacttgtaaaataaaacatggtatctcttagatcacacctccgattttatacttactttgcatgaagtcaccaccacaagaaattttaaagaggcaggaaagaaaaaacccacagaaatacaatacatatattatgtattttctattgtcaaccacaataatatttccaattttctcttctatcccacgtctaatttagcgaaacaattactcttattctctttcgaataaaaaattatttaaaagaggactggtcgatacataaaaactatcttcaatactttctccgatgaacgtccactatcacagcatcaacttgcacaaatcaaatccacatccacaaacatgtcacttctgccacaatggctgtcttcttggcgacaggtaa comes from Ischnura elegans chromosome X, ioIscEleg1.1, whole genome shotgun sequence and encodes:
- the LOC124171397 gene encoding uncharacterized protein LOC124171397 yields the protein MVEIKEQLDSLSDQVARLKGASSNGETKDDLIFEQEFQFPNRSVQDLKRVEEKLSSSLAFRKYLTKYIQNRASFPLLGNLSAKEQKKFFKARKIFLKLSMFCLLQCKVRSKQLAALLLICQQSNIH